TAGAGAAACCGCATATCATCTCTCCAACCTGACCGATCAGTAATCTAATCAGTTCTATTTACAAATTTGGATTCCAATATTTCAATGTTAATCCAATTGCGTACAAAAAAGTACTCAATGTTTGGGGACCTTGTATTGGCTCCGAGCTCCTGGTCCATCACTAAGCGTAGTATTCTGTTAGGACGTAGTGTTGGCAGCTGATGAATTGTGGTACCTGGTGGCCTCGGCTGGTGAACATTCTTTGAAGCCTCACCACAACTCCAGATTGCTTCCCAGTATTGACGCTGGTGGTGTCAGCTACAATCATGTTAATTGAATCCCAAAGCTTGTATTCGTCGATCACATCAGAGATGCCATCTGCAATACTTTCGGCCTTGCTGTCATTCAGATCCAGCGCTGCTAGCTTGATCTCGGAGTCAGGATTCTTTAAAACAACTGCCTGATACTCTCGTCCCTCAGGATGTTTGCCATCAAAATGGAGGGACCATCTGTCTTTGCGTAgactctccttcatttcttctttgacCTGCGAGAATGAAAGGCAAAAGCAGAGCTGTGGTAAATGTAATTTGTAATTGTAATTTGCTGTAATTAATTACACTTAAAtacataattgaaaaataattgcaattgatatattttattgtaagtaattgtaatttaattaataatcaatttgtgtaatttataaaattacactTAAATTACTCCTTGTTGctgaaattatagtattatttccatatttaatTGAATAAAGTATGAAATGTAATTTAATTGCGAAAACTTTAGTTttgtaatttaattaaaatataattgagAAAAATACCATGTAAttgtaatttaattaattacttttaaaatgtaattactCACAGCTCTGAGCAAAAGGCAATACTAAGTCAAGAAAACGGAGTTTGGTTTCTTCAATTATACCAAAAAGTTCATCCAATCATGATGCAGGACtttgattttagaaaaaaaaNNNNNNNNNNNNNNNNNNNNNNNNNNNNNNNNNNNNNNNNNNNNNNNNNNNNNNNNNNNNNNNNNNNNNNNNNNNNNNNNNNNNNNNNNNNNNNNNNNNNNNNNNNNNNNNNNNNNNNNNNNNNNNNNNNNNNNNNNNNNNNNNNNNNNNNNNNNNNNNNNNNNNNNNNNNNNNNNNNNNNNNNNNNNNNNNNNNNNNNNNNNNNNNNNNNNNNNNNNNNNNNNNNNNNNNNNNNNNNNNNNNNNNNNNNNNNNNNNNNNNNNNNNNNNNNNNNNNNNNNNNNNNNNNNNNNNNNNNNNNNNNNNNNNNNNNNNNNNNNNNNNNNNNNNNNNNNNNNNNNNNNNNNNNNNNNNNNNNNNNNNNNNNNNNNNNNNNNNNNNNNNNNNNNNNNNNNNNNNNNNNNNNNNNNNNNNNNNNNNNNNNNNNNNNNNNNNNNNNNNNNNNNNNNNNNNNNNNNNNNNNNNNNNNNNNNNNNNNNNNNNNNNNNNNNNNNNNNNNNNNNNNNNNNNNNNNNNNNNNNNNNNNNNNNNNNNNNNNNNNNNNNNNNNNNNNNNNNNNNNNNNNNNNNNNNNNNNNNNNNNNNNNNNNNNNNNNNNNNNNNNNNNNNNNNNNNNNNNNNNNNNNNNNNNNNNNNNNNNNNNNNNNNNNNNNNNNNNNNNNNNNNNNNNNNNNNNNNNNNNNNNNNNNNNNNNNNNNNNNNNNNNNNNNNNNNNNNNNNNNNNNNNNNNNNNNNNNNNNNNNNNNNNNNNNNNNNNNNNNNNNNNNNNNNNNNNNNNNNNNNNNNNNNNNNNNNNNNNNNNNNNNNNNNNNNNNNNNNNNNNNNNNNNNNNNNNNNNNNNNNNNNNNNNNNNNNNNNNNNNNNNNNNNNNNNNNNNNNNNNNNNNNNNNNNNNNNNNNNNNNNNNNNNNNNNNNNNNNNNNNNNNNNNNNNNNNNNNNNNNNNNNNNNNNNNNNNNNNNNNNNNNNNNNNNNNNNNNNNNNNNNNNNNNNNNNNNNNNNNNNNNNNNNNNNNNNNNNNNNNNNNNNNNNNNNNNNNNNNNNNNNNNNNNNNNNNNNNNNNNNNNNNNNNNNNNNNNNNNNNNNNNNNNNNNNNNNNNNNNNNNNNNNNNNNNNNNNNNNNNNNNNNNNNNNNNNNNNNNNNNNNNNNNNNNNNNNNNNNNNNNNNNNNNNNNNNNNNNNNNNNNNNNNNNNNNNNNNNNNNNNNNNNNNNNNNNNNNNNNNNNNNNNNNNNNNNNNNNNNNNNNNNNNNNNNNNNNNNNNNNNNNNNNNNNNNNNNNNNNNNNNNNNNNNNNNNNNNNNNNNNNNNNNNNNNNNNNNNNNNNNNNNNNNNNNNNNNNNNNNNNNNNNNNNNNNNNNNNNNNNNNNNNNNNNNNNNNNNNNNNNNNNNNNNNNNNNNNNNNNNNNNNNNNNNNNNNNNNNNNNNNNNNNNNNNNNNNNNNNNNNNNNNNNNNNNNNNNNNNNNNNNNNNNNNNNNNNNNNNNNNNNNNNNNNNNNNNNNNNNNNNNNNNNNNNNNNNNNNNNNNNNNNNNNNNNNNNNNNNNNNNNNNNNNNNNNNNNNNNNNNNNNNNNNNNNNNNNNNNNNNNNNNNNNNNNNNNNNNNNNNNNNNNNNNNNNNNNNNNNNNNNNNNNNNNNNNNNNNNNNNNNNNNNNNNNNNNNNNNNNNNNNNNNNNNNNNNNNNNNNNNNNNNNNNNNNNNNNNNNNNNNNNNNNNNNNNNNNNNNNNNNNNNNNNNNNNNNNNNNNNNNNNNNNNNNNNNNNNNNNNNNNNNNNNNNNNNNNNNNNNNNNNNNNNNNNNNNNNNNNNNNNNNNNNNNNNNNNNNNNNNNNNNNNNNNNNNNNNNNNNNNNNNNNNNNNNNNNNNNNNNNNNNNNNNNNNNNNNNNNNNNNNNNNNNNNNNNNNNNNNNNNNNNNNNNNNNNNNNNNNNNNNNNNNNNNNNNNNNNNNNNNNNNNNNNNNNNNNNNNNNNNNNNNNNNNNNNNNNNNNNNNNNNNNNNNNNNNNNNNNNNNNNNNNNNNNNNNNNNNNNNNNNNNNNNNNNNNNNNNNNNNNNNNNNNNNNNNNNNNNNNNNNNNNNNNNNNNNNNNNNNNNNNNNNNNNNNNNNNNNNNNNNNNNNNNNNNNNNNNNNNNNNNNNNNNNNNNNNNNNNNNNNNNNNNNNNNNNNNNNNNNNNNNNNNNNNNNNNNNNNNNNNNNNNNNNNNNNNNNNNNNNNNNNNNNNNNNNNNNNNNNNNNNNNNNNNNNNNNNNNNNNNNNNNNNNNNNNNNNNNNNNNNNNNNNNNNNNNNNNNNNNNNNNNNNNNNNNNNNNNNNNNNNNNNNNNNNNNNNNNNNNNNNNNNNNNNNNNNNNNNNNNNNNNNNNNNNNNNNNNNNNNNNNNNNNNNNNNNNNNNNNNNNNNNNNNNNNNNNNNNNNNNNNNNNNNNNNNNNNNNNNNNNNNNNNNNNNNNNNNNNNNNNNNNNNNNNNNNNNNNNNNNNNNNNNNNNNNNNNNNNNNNNNNNNNNNNNNNNNNNNNNNNNNNNNNNNNNNNNNNNNNNNNNNNNNNNNNNNNNNNNNNNNNNNNNNNNNNNNNNNNNNNNNNNNNNNNNNNNNNNNNNNNNNNNNNNNNNNNNNNNNNNNNNNNNNNNNNNNNNNNNNNNNNNNNNNNNNNNNNNNNNNNNNNNNNNNNNNNNNNNNNNNNNNNNNNNNNNNNNNNNNNNNNNNNNNNNNNNNNNNNNNNNNNNNNNNNNNNNNNNNNNNNNNNNNNNNNNNNNNNNNNNNNNNNNNNNNNNNNNNNNNNNNNNNNNNNNNNNNNNNNNNNNNNNNNNNNNNNNNNNNNNNNNNNNNNNNNNNNNNNNNNNNNNNNNNNNNNNNNNNNNNNNNNNNNNNNNNNNNNNNNNNNNNNNNNNNNNNNNNNNNNNNNNNNNNNNNNNNNNNNNNNNNNNNNNNNNNNNNNNNNNNNNNNNNNNNNNNNNNNNNNNNNNNNNNNNNNNNNNNNNNNNNNNNNNNNNNNNNNNNNNNNNNNNNNNNNNNNNNNNNNNNNNNNNNNNNNNNNNNNNNNNNNNNNNNNNNNNNNNNNNNNNNNNNNNNNNNNNNNNNNNNNNNNNNNNNNNNNNNNNNNNNNNNNNNNNNNNNNNNNNNNNNNNNNNNNNNNNNNNNNNNNNNNNNNNNNNNNNNNNNNNNNNNNNNNNNNNNNNNNNNNNNNNNNNNNNNNNNNNNNNNNNNNNNNNNNNNNNNNNNNNNNNNNNNNNNNNNNNNNNNNNNNNNNNNNNNNNNNNNNNNNNNNNNNNNNNNNNNNNNNNNNNNNNNNNNNNNNNNNNNNNNNNNNNNNNNNNNNNNNNNNNNNNNNNNNNNNNNNNNNNNNNNNNNNNNNNNNNNNNNNNNNNNNNNNNNNNNNNNNNNNNNNNNNNNNNNNNNNNNNNNNNNNNNNNNNNNNNNNNNNNNNNNNNNNNNNNNNNNNNNNNNNNNNNNNNNNNNNNNNNNNNNNNNNNNNNNNNNNNNNNNNNNNNNNNNNNNNNNNNNNNNNNNNNNNNNNNNNNNNNNNNNNNNNNNNNNNNNNNNNNNNNNNNNNNNNNNNNNNNNNNNNNNNNNNNNNNNNNNNNNNNNNNNNNNNNNNNNNNNNNNNNNNNNNNNNNNNNNNNNNNNNNNNNNNNNNNNNNNNNNNNNNNNNNNNNNNNNNNNNNNNNNNNNNNNNNNNNNNNNNNNNNNNNNNNNNNNNNNNNNNNNNNNNNNNNNNNNNNNNNNNNNNNNNNNNNNNNNNNNNNNNNNNNNNNNNNNNNNNNNNNNNNNNNNNNNNNNNNNNNNNNNNNNNNNNNNNNNNNNNNNNNNNNNNNNNNNNNNNNNNNNNNNNNNNNNNNNNNNNNNNNNNNNNNNNNNNNNNNNNNNNNNNNNNNNNNNNNNNNNNNNNNNNNNNNNNNNNNNNNNNNNNNNNNNNNNNNNNNNNNNNNNNNNNNNNNNNNNNNNNNNNNNNNNNNNNNNNNNNNNNNNNNNNNNNNNNNNNNNNNNNNNNNNNNNNNNNNNNNNNNNNNNNNNNNNNNNNNNNNNNNNNNNNNNNNNNNNNNNNNNNNNNNNNNNNNNNNNNNNNNNNNNNNNNNNNNNNNNNNNNNNNNNNNNNNNNNNNNNNNNNNNNNNNNNNNNNNNNNNNNNNNNNNNNNNNNNNNNNNNNNNNNNNNNNNNNNNNNNNNNNNNNNNNNNNNNNNNNNNNNNNNNNNNNNNNNNNNNNNNNNNNNNNNNNNNNNNNNNNNNNNNNNNNNNNNNNNNNNNNNNNNNNNNNNNNNNNNNNNNNNNNNNNNNNNNNNNNNNNNNNNNNNNNNNNNNNNNNNNNNNNNNNNNNNNNNNNNNNNNNNNNNNNNNNNNNNNNNNNNNNNNNNNNNNNNNNNNNNNNNNNNNNNNNNNNNNNNNNNNNNNNNNNNNNNNNNNNNNNNNNNNNNNNNNNNNNNNNNNNNNNNNNNNNNNNNNNNNNNNNNNNNNNNNNNNNNNNNNNNNNNNNNNNNNNNNNNNNNNNNNNNNNNNNNNNNNNNNNNNNNNNNNNNNNNNNNNNNNNNNNNNNNNNNNNNNNNNNNNNNNNNNNNNNNNNNNNNNNNNNNNNNNNNNNNNNNNNNNNNNNNNNNNNNNNNNNNNNNNNNNNNNNNNNNNNNNNNNNNNNNNNNNNNNNNNNNNNNNNNNNNNNNNNNNNNNNNNNNNNNNNNNNNNNNNNNNNNNNNNNNNNNNNNNNNNNNNNNNNNNNNNNNNNNNNNNNNNNNNNNNNNNNNNNNNNNNNNNNNNNNNNNNNNNNNNNNNNNNNNNNNNNNNNNNNNNNNNNNNNNNNNNNNNNNNNNNNNNNNNNNNNNNNNNNNNNNNNNNNNNNNNNNNNNNNNNNNNNNNNNNNNNNNNNNNNNNNNNNNNNNNNNNNNNNNNNNNNNNNNNNNNNNNNNNNNNNNNNNNNNNNNNNNNNNNNNNNNNNNNNNNNNNNNNNNNNNNNNNNNNNNNNNNNNNNNNNNNNNNNNNNNNNNNNNNNNNNNNNNNNNNNNNNNNNNNNNNNNNNNNNNNNNNNNNNNNNNNNNNNNNNNNNNNNNNNNNNNNNNNNNNNNNNNNNNNNNNNNNNNNNNNNNNNNNNNNNNNNNNNNNNNNNNNNNNNNNNNNNNNNNNNNNNNNNNNNNNNNNNNNNNNNNNNNNNNNNNNNNNNNNNNNNNNNNNNNNNNNNNNNNNNNNNNNNNNNNNNNNNNNNNNNNNNNNNNNNNNNNNNNNNNNNNNNNNNNNNNNNNNNNNNNNNNNNNNNNNNNNNNNNNNNNNNNNNNNNNNNNNNNNNNNNNNNNNNNNNNNNNNNNNNNNNNNNNNNNNNNNNNNNNNNNNNNNNNNNNNNNNNNNNNNNNNNNNNNNNNNNNNNNNNNNGAAAGTAAGANNNNNNNNNNNNNNNNNNNNNNNNNNNNNNNNNNNNNNNNNNNNNNNNNNNNNNNNNNNNNNNNNNNNNNNNNNNNNNNNNNNNNNNNNNNNNNNNNNNNNNNNNNNNNNNNNNNNNNNNNNNNNNNNNNNNNNNNNNNNNNNNNNNNNNNNNNNNNNNNNNNNNNNNNNNNNNNNNNNNNNNNNNNNNNNNNNNNNNNNNNNNNNNNNNNNNNNNNNNNNNNNNNNNNNNNNNNNNNNNNNNNNNNNNNNNNNNNNNNNNNNNNNNNNNNNNNNNNNNNNNNNNNNNNNNNNNNNNNNNNNNNNNNNNNNNNNNNNNNNNNNNNNNNNNNNNNNNNNNNNNNNNNNNNNGNNNNNNNNNNNNNNNNNNNNNNNNNNNNNNNNNNNNNNNNNNNNNNNNNNNNNNNNNNNNNNNNNNNNNNNNNNNNNNNNNNNNNNNNNNNNNNNNNNNNNNNNNNNNNNNNNNNNNNNNNNNNNNNNNNNNNNNNNNNNNNNNNNNNNNNNNNNNNNNNNNNNNNNNNNNNNNNNNNNNAAATTAGTCTTAGTGTAAGGTCGCGNNNNNNNNNNNNNNNNNNNNNNNNNNNNNNNNNNNNNNNNNNNNNNNNNNNNNNNNNNNNNNNNNNNNNNNNNNNNNNNNNNNNNNNNNNNNNNNNNNNNNNNNNNNNNNNNNNNNNNNNNNNNNNNNNNNNNNNNNNNNNNNNNNNNNNNNNNNNNNNNNNNNNNNNNNNNNNNNGGCCTGCTGTGTAATGGTTTAGTTCTGTTTTCTCTGATTTGTGTTACATGGAAGAAATGAGTTTAGAGGTTTTTAGATTTCGTTAAAGAATATGCTACTGTACAAACATTTATGGTATGTTGCACATGTAGAATGAATAAAACTATACAAGAAATATGTGATTTAGTAANNNNNNNNNNNNNNNNNNNNGATAAATTCAGTCTTTTCTCACCTGCTTGAGTTTATGCTTGCCAAATGGTCTGGCAGTAAACATTCTAACGTTCGTTATTGATAGACATTATAAGATGTTTTTGGTGGAGTATATATTCTGccaattttatttgtttactagGAGTTGCCACAGCACTGGTTTACCCCATTGGCTTTCACGTGTTCATTTATGAATTTCTTTATATGCTATCATTTTCTTTCACATAAAGAGAAAGTGGTACATCTCGGCAGACTTTGAAATATTTATTGGAACAAATGGTTCTTTTCCAATCAAATTTCTGATATAAATCCTCCTGGTAGCAATATTGCAAAATAGTTTGAAATTAGGCGCAGGTGTAGTTAAAGAGATTGCAGATAAGGGTCCAAACATAACTCCAACAACAGTTTACCGTTTTCATTGAGTGTTTAACTGTAAGGATAGAGTATCGGAGCCCAACACTTCGAGGCTTCGAGTAAAATTTACTCTTCTCCAGCAACGTACAGACGATCACAAGTCCGGAACTGTCGCACTACTAGATGTTTGGAATTTCTGAGAAATATTCTTGCGAAGGGCTCTTAGTCACCGAGGTCAGCTTGATTCCTGAAGGAAAGGATGAATCCAtaagtattaaaataaataaataagcatNNNNNNNNNNNNNNNNNNNNNNNNNNNNNNNNNNNNNNNNNNNNNNNNNNNNNNNNNNNNNNNNNNTTACCGTCTACATTGGAAGTCGCACTCACACGCGTACGNNNNNNNNNNNNNNNNNNNNNNNNNNNNNNNNNNNNNNNNNNNNNNNNNNNNNNNNNNNNNTCATCCTACCTACAACTTGGTGAATTGGAGAATGACATTACTGTTACTAAATCGGATCAAGCGTTGAAACGTTTCCCTTCAAATACATGTACGGAAAATTACCTTTCCCCTACAAAATGTTTGGGTTATTCTACCATATAGAGCAC
The sequence above is a segment of the Penaeus monodon isolate SGIC_2016 chromosome 25, NSTDA_Pmon_1, whole genome shotgun sequence genome. Coding sequences within it:
- the LOC119589289 gene encoding uncharacterized protein LOC119589289, with the translated sequence MKTVKEEMKESLRKDRWSLHFDGKHPEGREYQAVVLKNPDSEIKLAALDLNDSKAESIADGISDVIDEYKLWDSINMIVADTTSVNTGKQSGVVVRLQRMFTSRGHQVPQFISCQHYVLTEYYA